In Lolium rigidum isolate FL_2022 chromosome 3, APGP_CSIRO_Lrig_0.1, whole genome shotgun sequence, the genomic window TGATAACGAGTTACTGTCAAGTTTACATGTGCCTTATGGTTCTTGAATTATTATAGATTCATTACTTGATTAGGTGAATTGACTGTTGCTCTGAAAAGGTGAATGGAATATGTTATGTTTTGGGGATTGCATACTAACTCTGCTGAGACCTGATAACATGTTCCAATGCAGGATGATGTCAATGCAGAGCTCGAAAAGCTGAGGCTTGAACTGAGACATAAACAGGGGGCATACAAACTTGTTCAGGATGAGTCTGTGGATGCATCTCATCAGGCAAGTCGGTGTTATTGCTGCTGTCTAAAAGGATGGATTTACCAATTGTTTAAATCATCTTACATCTGATCCTTATTGATGCCAGGTGGATGAATTAGCTGCAAGACGCATGGAAGGGGAAGTTCAATTAAGAGCGATACAGTCCAGGGTGGATAAGGCCAATGACGAGATACTGGAAGGGATGGCACATAGATGTGCCGCAGAGGAGGTAACTGCCCGTGTTAAGGATCTTGTAAGAGTGGAGGTTATGCAGAAAAATAGGCTGCTGGCACAGGCATCCAAAGACGCTGATCAGAAGTCTAGATTGGAGCAGCTCTTTGTACTTCAAGGCAACTCGTACTCGACGTTCTCTTGGGAGGAGATTGATAGCGCCACATCATCATTCTCAGAGTCTCGAAAGATCGGAACTGGATCTAATGGAACTGTATACAAGGGCTATCTCAATCACTTAGATGTAGCAATCAAGGTCCTCCATTCTAATGACAACACCAGCACCAAGCATTTCAACCAAGAGGTATTGCCTGAATTCTGTGCTTCTTCTAGTGAACAAATTATGAGGCAATACTTTATTTTAATGATCTTTTCATATCATAGTGAAACTGTGTCCTATCTTGTGAATGAGTCGTATTCATTTTTGTAAAAAAAGAAACAACTCGTATGACTTAGATGGGCAATGTAGTGTTCCCATATCTTTTGCTGAATGTTGCCTATTATGGTCTCTGTGTATTTCATTTCATTTATTGTAGAACTAGTTCATGTCTGATGTCTGTACCATTAAACCAGAACTTTTATCTCTATTTAAGTTAGAATGTTTAAAGGTTTAAGAAATTGCCTATTTCTGCCTATTTCTGCAGCTCGAGGTTCTGAGCAGGATACGCCACCCACACTTGTTGATGCTGCTCGGAGCCTATCCTGACAGGGGCTGCTTGGTGTACGAGTACATGGAGAATGGCAGCCTCGCGGACCGTCTGCAACGCATAAAcggcacaccaccaattccatggTTTCACCGCTTCCGCATCGCCTGGGAAATTGTGTCGGCCCTCGTGTTCCTTCATAGCACAAAGCCCAGCCCTATCATCCACCGTGACCTGAAGCCTGAAAACGTGCTCCTCGACGTCAACTTTGTCAGCAAGATTGGTGATGTTGGCCTGTCAACACTAGTCCCACTGAAGGAGTCTTTGTCCAGCCGTACAGTGTACAAGAAGACTGGTCTGGCAGGCACACTGTTCTACCTAGACCCAGAGTACCAGAGAACTGGGCAGGTGTCTGTGAAGTCTGACACATACTCTTTTGGCATGGTGATCCTTCAGCTGCTGACGGCAAGACCACCGATCGGATTGCCGGAGCTAGTGGAGCGAGCAGTGGAAGATGGGGAACTTAGGGATATCCTGGATGAGAGTGCAGGGAACTGGCCCCTGAAAGAAACGAATGATCTAGCTCAGCTGGGCCTCAGCTGTCTGGAAATGCGGAGCAAGAACCGGCCCGACCTCAGGAGCGTAGTGGCGGTAGAGCTGGAACGGCTGAAGCATATCGTGGCCACTGCGTCGGAGCCGGCGCAGGCCATGCCAGGCTTACCCGAGCCACCCAGCCACTTCATGTGCCCAATACTCAAGGTAAGGCCCGCTAAAACAATGGTCAGCGTATCTCCTATTGTTTGATAAAAACAACAAGCATGGATGAGTTTTTTTGTTTCTAAGAATGATGCATTGATGAGTTTGTGTGCTTTTTCGTGCAGAGAGTGATGCAGGATCCGTGCATCGCCACGGACGGGTACTCGTATGAGCGCAACGCGATCGAGATGTGGCTGTGTGAGAATGACGTGTCGCCGATGACGAAAGCACGGCTGCCTGACAAGACTCTTGTGCCTAACCGGTCTCTTCTGTGTGCGATCACAAGCTGGAGGTCTGAGGGGGGAGACATCTGATCGAGGCTAATGGTAAATAGTTAGTCTAACCACACAGCTTTAGGCCATGCCAGCTTCTGCATAAAGTGAAGGAGCAATTCTGTAACTATAATTGCCATCCTCGGTAAGCAGGAGGAGTAGTAATCTCCAGGAGGAGGGAGATGGTAAAACAATGATTGACAGCGCAATGATGCCTAGCTCTTGTCAGTTTTGAGTTTTGCATTTGTGCAGTGCCAGATATATAGTCCTTCAGATTTTTGATGATTTTTGAGTCTTATCTTTTTAGTTGCGCAACTATACGAGCTCATATGGATGCAGTCCACCATAGGTTTTTTTTGTGTAAGTAGCGTTTCGCAAACAAGCTGACATTGACAGATCGTAGATGTTGATCAACTATGCGACTGATCGCACGACATCGAAATGCTTAGCTAGGTTTACCAGCTGCATCTGCTGCTTGAATTGGTGATTAGTTTGTCGAACTGATAGGTTCACAAGTGAATGTGTTAGTGAACTGGAATCAGATGGATTTGTATGGTTTTCATTCTGATAATTTGAACCTATATCGCTGTGATGTACTAGAGCATGCTTCACGTACTCCCTCTATTCCGAGTACGCCTGTTTGTTTGTCATGTCTCTGTATCTATCATGGTAATGTTTGGATGAGACCTTTGAGCTTTGGCTTCTGATATGTGTTTAATGGTACCATTCTGCTTGTGTAGTAGATTTCGACCATTGTTCTGTGGGTAGCTAAATTCTGGAGTTGCTGCTAAAACTTTGAAATGCCCATTATATTGTGTGAGCGTCGTGAATTGTTTTTTGCCAGGATCTTGGCCCGAAAGGATCAAAAGTTTATTTTCATGAAAATTTCTCGCTGCAAGATAAATATATCTGCATTTAGATAAAATTGAGTCACCTATATTTTCCAACGGAGCGAGCAGTGGTCAGCTCAGTCCAGCATCATAAATCTCAGTGGTGCAATAGGGAACAATTAGCAGTTTATCGTCAAGCATATAAGACGTAGGTTGTTGGTTTCACGTCAAAGCTACTGGTTATGTTCTAGTGTCTTGCAATTGGAGCAGATCTCCAAATATAACTATGTTAGtgaggcgttttggctcatatgtAAAATACTTGCACCCATTATGTAAAATAATtagaaaataattttaaaaatgttaaaaaaattgacataaattttatggtgtacatcgtgacattctatgtttgttcacaagttttcgtgaaaaaacaacattttatgtggcatgtacaaaaaagacaaaaaatgtcGTGTTGtagcattaaaatttgtcttttttacaggagacataaaaaacaaaaacaaattaaaaacttgtgtacgaacataaaatatctagatgtacatgtagaattttataTTAAATTTTTTTTAGACACTTTAAAATGTATTTTCACACAACGGGTTCATATGCCAAAGTGGATTTCAGAACTgacttagcttttttttttttagaataagCAGCTCACTTTATTAATCAAggtttttttttaatctttttggAATACTCACAGGCTCGTCAATTGGAGAATACGGGTGCGGTGGGCTCTAACGAACTGCTCATTACGGGGTCCTTTCGTTGCTAGTATCTATTTGGCCGCGATTTTAAAGACGCCGATCGAGTTGCCGTGTGCACGTACGGGGTTTCTGGTTCGCGATCGTGGATGGAAGCGCGATCGAGACGGCGCCTCAGgcgctcgccgccgccatcgcaatcgCAATATGATCCAGCCGACGATGATCGAATCAGCGTCCTTCCCGACGACATGCTCCTCCAGGTCCTGGTGCGCTTGCGCTGCGCCTCGCGCTGCCGCGTGCACAGGGCTGGTCTCGCGCCGGTGGCGCGGCCTCTGGGCTCGTCTCCCCGGCCTGACCTTCCGTGACATCCCCGTGAGCAAGATCAAATCGGCACTAGAAAGCGTCGCTCGCGGCACCAGCGTGTCCCTCCTCGAAATCCGTCCATCGAGGAGCATGTCGTCACTGGCAGCGGAGGCCAAGGTCGAGGACGCCCGTGCAAAGTCATTGCTGCTCTCCGCCACGAGGTTCTCGCCGGAGGACATGGTCTTCGTCCTCCCGCGGTGTCCTAAGCTTGGCCGTGCCATCACCATCGCACTGCCTTGCTTCCGCCGTGTCACTTCCATTGAGCTGGATACGTGTTCCCATCGCATCACGCCGCCGGCAGGTGAGCTCCCGGTGCTCGAGACGCTGTCCATCTCCGGGAACATTATCAACGTCGGTTCCTTTCTGAAGTTCTGCCCGCGGCTGCGCGTGCTCGGGATCACCTTCCGAGGTGTCAAGCCCGCCTCTGTTGTGGCGGAGGTCTCCACACTCGAGGCGGCAGCAGTGCTAGGCCTCACGGTGTCCCGCCTAGGCATCGAATTTGAGGGGAGGCATAGGGTGGTCGACGGCCCTCGCTTTGATTACCTTCTCCGTGCCGCGGCTAGGCTCGCTCCTCATGAGCTCCTCTTCACTAGCCACTTCATAAGATCTGTTGATGCCGACCTGGTATGCTTCCACAGCACCACGTCGATCGAGATGAACTTGTACACCATTTGCTTCAAACAGCTGCAAGCCGGTGAGTTCTCAGCGCTTGAGAGGCTAGTCCTTAATGGCTGCACCATCTTCGATCTTGTCATAATGATCAGCCGTTGTCCGCGCCTGCGTGTGCTCGAAGTGACTGCAGATAAGTCTGCACATGACGTCACCGTCCACTCGGCATCGCTCGAGGAGCTTGAGCTTGATGTCCAAAGAGACACGGAATGTCAGAGCATCGAGGTTGTGACTCCGCTACTTAAGCAATTGAAGCTCAAGGTCTATGGCAGGACGAACCTTGATGTTTCCATCTCAGCGCCAGTGGTGGAAAAGGTCTCATGGTCTCAAACGTATTCCTTCGTGCCTCTTATTTTTGGTTTCTGGTGGCTCCAGAGCTTGAGGCTAGAGACAATAGAGAGCTCCAAACACAAAGATGAGGAAGGGCTATGTTCTCAGCTCCCTCTTGATCATGTCCTATCCATGGAGATAGGTTTCAATGTAAGATctcttgtatgtgctattttttAGTCAGCAAGATTTGCGTAGGAAAATTACTTTTAATCACAACATTGCCATATATACCAAGCTAAATAATCATATCTTTTTTGTAGAATCGTATGGGTGTTGCGGTGGACTTTCCACATGAGATGGAAAAACTCATGGTTACCAACTTCTCCGTGTTAAAGATGCATCTCAACGCAAAGGGGCATGCATTTGGAGCATTTATGTTACGTCTTCTTAAGATGCATCACATACGAATTAATACACGGAAGCTTCAGATTGTCCTACCAGGGTGGTTCAACGTACGTAATTATCCATGTTACTATATATCTTATACGCACAATACTTGTTTGAAATACACCGTAATGTTTTTCCATGTTCTAGATGGCACAAGCATCGCAATGTTTTGGAAACTGTCCTTGTGATGAGCCCAAGGATTGGAGGAGTCAAATTATCCGTTTGACTCATCTTGAAGAAGTGGAAATCATCAACTTCAGAGGAGGGGATCACGAGATTGATTTTGTGACATTGATATTTGGATGGGCGCCAATGCTTACAAAAATGATCATCAAGTTTGTGTATGAGATTGAACAAAGTGAGATTGGAGGTTGGCCCACGACTATCTACAATATTTGTTCGGCGTATCCTTCTGTGAATTGCTTTATCTATCTCAGCTCTGGTGAAAAGTGGAGTGGTCCTCCTGTATGAATCCTGCAGACTTTGCTTTGCTTCCGAAAAATAAATGCTCCTAGCAACATGTGGCGAATACAAACCTTTGTACTCAGTCGCACGTCATGCTTAATGTCTATAAACCTAGCTATTACCTATAGTATTCCATTGATAATATTATATACTAGTTTTTCTCAATCATTCATAGTTACATGTCAATCAAAAGATTGCAGCCGTTATCTGTTGAGAGATTGGCTTCTGAATTCCGATTCCGTGTAAATGGTACCATTCTGCTTTTGTAGTAGATTGTGAGCACTCCCTTTTATTCTGCTCTATATTGGAGTAGTAAACTTTAGGGTTGCTGCTAAAACTATGGAATGCCTGAAATATCGTGTTAAGCGCTTTATCTTGATGTGAATTCTGTGGTTGTCTGTTAAAAATCATTGCACAAATTTCAACTTTGCTGCACTTCACAGGTTAGCATCACACAGGTTAGCATCACACTGCTAGTGCGCTTCACTGCTTCAGGAACATCGACTATAAAACTATACCTGACACTGGATCAGTTGTGCAGCGGGTTTGGCCCATGCGGCACCACGCGCTTCGAGTCGGCCAAGACGCGCTGTCTTGCTGCTCTATCACGCGGCCGACGAACTTACCGGCTGCTCCCcttgaagatgaagaggacgatGGTACATCCTCCCGATGTCCAGGGCCGTAGAAGAAGGAGCGTCCTGCCTTGCTCGTTGGCGACTCAGCGCCCTCAGCCATGGCAGAGAGGTGGCTGCAACGGCGCTCGGAGTTGGAGATCTCCAGCCATGCGTCTGCTCTGCTTCCAAGAGAAGAAGGGGTCTGAAGCTCTGTGCTCCCATGTCACGTAAAATCTACGAACTTTGTGAAACCTTGCAAAGATGGAGTTTGCTGGGATCAAGAAAGCTGGGACGGGAACGGTGCCGGCTTGTGATCATTTGTATATGCTGAAGAGAGGCCACAAAACGTTATCTGAATGAATTAGAGCGGCTTAACAGTAGATTAAGCTGGTGTAACAGACGGCGGAATGTATATTCTGATGTAGACAAGAGTGGCACCGGACGTGTCTAGAATTTGGCCACTTTGATCTATGATGAGGTGGAATAGCTCATCGATCACTGTTGATGGCAAAAGCCTAACCACCTGACAAGACTTCGATTTGTGCTAAAAGACATGGGAGCAGGGCAGACGTATGATATGCCTTAACCAACAATTACCCTGCCAACATGTTGACTCTGAAGTTCTGATGCACAATGAACCATGTAACGTTGTACTATATTTACTTATGTTAGATTATTAAGTAATATGGTTTAATTATCGAAAACGATGCACTAATATACTTAGCCATACACATCCGTCTAAGCATATTtagcagatctgaacatgttattagtaGTAGTGCATGATATTGTTGGAAATAtggcctagaggcaataataatatAGTTATTATCATATTTCTTTATTCATGATAAATGTATATACTCCATGTTAGAATTGTATTAAacagaaacattaatacttgtgtggttTGTAAACAACACAATATCCCTAGTAAGTCTCTAGTAGACTAGTTCGTTGGTTGATAATGGTTAAGGTCTTCTCCCCCATAGATCTCGATTTGTAGGTTGTTTTATCTCACCGGAGAGGCGGCAGGAGCATGCCCAATGGATCAGAGAGGTGTATCGTCTTTTGCCTGTGGTCAGGGCGCTCCGTGTATGGTCACGGGACGACCAAACACGACTAACCATGGGAGAGAAACGTAACACAAAGACAGGGCCATGATGAAAAGAGTGTGTGACACATGAATAAGAGACCGAGAGCCTTGTTTTATAGTTGAACTGTTGGCGTGAAAGCCCGGAAGGAGGCATGGGCGAGGTTTGTTAGAAAGTCGTGCCGCATGGGACGAAGTGAAAAAAGGCCATGCGTCGGTTGTTGGCGCCAGCTTTCCTTTCAGCCTTAGCaggaacaatacatccaccaccaagacaacacctgaattccggtctctccaaaagcgacggctCTAGGAAGGGAATAGTGCACAAGCATCGTCGCCATCCAATCAAAGATCTTACGTTTTCACTATAAAAATAGTCCCCGCTctaaaaacaatgccttcaacaagaccattaccagacacaaccaattatagTCAGATCTTGGATTTTTACCATGAAAGGTAAGACCCTGAACTTcatctgtgctgccgcccccacttacaTACTGCTGTTGCGAAGCCCAAAACACCAAGAAAGTCCCTCAATAGTGCAAAGACCGGAACTTCCATtgttagtcctccaatccggcattCATGGTATTCTCAACCTCTAACTTCACCATAGACCAAAATGTCTGTTGATGTcaagaaagaacagagcttcgtgtcgctccctccagaaccaaatagTCGGAATAAAATTATGGGTGCGCACGGCCGAATACCactcgatccagcaaactccatgtATAAGGTGCATTGGTACATTCCCGgtagagccttccggaactcaccaCTCCGTCCAAATCAAGAAGGGCCGGCCTCGGGAAGGTCTCTATCTTCGCACAAGAGGGACCCTAGGATCGTCACCCTTATTCTTCAATGCGGACGAGCATCCCTCCATGCCGCCATCCGCGGCCAACGACGACGAAGGAGGTTCAGAGATCGGTGGACAAACATCAGCCGAGTACCACCCGACCCAGAGCAAGCCTGCACGGCCCAGAAACGAGCCTAGTGTCTCAAATTGGGCCcgcccggcggacggcggcgaagTCACGCCGCCACGCCACACGGTCCTAGTCGCCCCTACCCACACCATCCTCGCCCCTGAAGGTTGTCGCTGATGTgctcggggccgccgccccggcttccaTATGATGCGTGCGGGTCAGCCTGTCGCACGCAGGAGGTGCAGTCGATGCGGTCTCCTCTAGGCCCCATGGGTCGAGATCGGGCCACGCAGCCACCACCCACCGCCATGCTCCGGACGCCGCCACCGCGCACCACCGCCACGATGGGGAGGGAGGGAGGCCGCCACCCCGCCCCAAGATCGCGCCGTGCGGAAGGCCTTCTGCCGCGATGCCACGTGGGCTTTGCCCAGCGACCCCCAGTTGTGGcgggggaggggagggagagaggggagggcaGCTGGGGGATGGGCGGCTATCGCTACACTTGGTTACTAACGGTGTATCTCTCTAGAAAAAACTCGTCAA contains:
- the LOC124694390 gene encoding U-box domain-containing protein 52-like; the protein is MAARYEPGIGAPTVGLALSGSKSSTYVLQWALAKFAPAAAAFRLIHVLTPVLAVPTELGNYIPIDKVRPDKSDAYVKMVQLKAQEMLARCKNMCDKSKVEAQMLLVNGSDVADTISNLVAQYQIQILVVGNPTSRSAFTRKSSGSRTSSKICKSVPSFCTAYVVSKDGLSSVYAPGSEIGSSSGSMVPKGSCSSSSSELFSDGTSSISDMNNGSGQGLFGFPRLPSSNSASENLGSSSSAEGHRSFTLYDYLTGNASYNDKDRRIASCTSAESSVSSKLWGSDKVPMKESSLQGLILSDNKDDVNAELEKLRLELRHKQGAYKLVQDESVDASHQVDELAARRMEGEVQLRAIQSRVDKANDEILEGMAHRCAAEEVTARVKDLVRVEVMQKNRLLAQASKDADQKSRLEQLFVLQGNSYSTFSWEEIDSATSSFSESRKIGTGSNGTVYKGYLNHLDVAIKVLHSNDNTSTKHFNQELEVLSRIRHPHLLMLLGAYPDRGCLVYEYMENGSLADRLQRINGTPPIPWFHRFRIAWEIVSALVFLHSTKPSPIIHRDLKPENVLLDVNFVSKIGDVGLSTLVPLKESLSSRTVYKKTGLAGTLFYLDPEYQRTGQVSVKSDTYSFGMVILQLLTARPPIGLPELVERAVEDGELRDILDESAGNWPLKETNDLAQLGLSCLEMRSKNRPDLRSVVAVELERLKHIVATASEPAQAMPGLPEPPSHFMCPILKRVMQDPCIATDGYSYERNAIEMWLCENDVSPMTKARLPDKTLVPNRSLLCAITSWRSEGGDI